Below is a window of Corvus cornix cornix isolate S_Up_H32 chromosome 2, ASM73873v5, whole genome shotgun sequence DNA.
TGCTTATTTTAGCAACAAGCTGGCCTTTTGATCCATGAAACTTgaattctttttaaagcagagggagagtcatgggagaagagacagaaatggATGGAAACAAATTCTGGGAGATGTTGCTTCCCCTCCCCACAGAGTTTCCCACCTGATCCCAAACAGGTAGCATGCATGCTTCTTTTTAGGTGACACAGCAGTGCTAAGGGCTTTTCATCTTTCCTGTTCATATCAAGCCtcaaagcacagaaacacaacACTAATACCAAACCCACCTCAGACCCACctgaaaaaaagataatcaCAGGACTGATCCCAGATGTAGTCATTGAAAAGTGACACTCGGAAGTCACAAGCAGTACAACGTAGCTGATCACACGTTCTGGACAAAGAAGAACAATCAATCAGAGAAGCTGACTGATACAATGTACACGGATCATACCTGGTGTGCAGTACAGCACACTCAGAAATACCAGAAGCAACGTCACCTAATCTTAATGCTTTTACATCTCTGTCATGTTCAGAATTATGGTATGTGATTTAATTATATGTTCATGTATTATTTTTACAGGTTCCTATCCTCACTGAACACATGAAATAAACTGATATCCACTTGATATATTCTCTTTAGTCTTCCTCACTGGTACAGGACATGGGCAGCATCCAAATATGTGTTGAGTACATTATTACTTACTACAAAAAATGCCACATGGAAATGCAGTGATGTTCTATAGAATGTTGTGGATAAATCTTCAAAGTACCTCTTCTGCTAAATTCACCTGCAATTGCAAAGCACTCTGACCATTTTCAGTTCAGGTTCTGGGATGAACCAGCCCACTGATTTAAGTCACATACTTGGCAACAcatagaaaaatgaagagaggcagggaaaaatAACAATGCAGCAGCAATTTCCTTAACTACTTGTTACTGATTTTTGGTTTCATGTCTCATTTGCAAGCATCTTCGAATacctcaaacaaacaaaaggtcAAGTGGTCAACAACAGAGGACTGGAAGGGACCAGTTGATTTCAACTGCAGTTACAGGGAGCCACTTCTTTAGATGACTATAAGGCTGTTCTGCCCTGttcaaatgcagaattttgtaccaccacagaaacacagctgtgaataaaaataatgataaagCAAATAGCACATATTTTTTCAGGTTTCCTAcctttttgaaatatttgttccTATCCCAGATGGTGAAAGGCTTCCACCCAGGTACACTGGACAGCATCTATACggattcattaaaaaatactaaattataGCAAAACAGGTTGGAGAAAGCAGTACAACATTTCTCCTAGTTTAACCACATggtatttctaaaaaaaatatttattaaatataggCAAAACATCCAAATGCTTTTAAACtacagaatattaaaatttcCATTACCAAAGTGTTCAAAGAAAGACTCTTATGAAAATCACTCTCTATGCCAAATACACAAAGATCTATATATTGCAGCATTTGATAAATGTGTATGTCCATAAGGCAAAGGAAGATGTTGTTCAATAgcttaaataattaataaatttataataaattattttgatcaaatgaaaacacattaaCAATTCTTTGAAATTACCTGTTTATCTTTGTTGTTCTTTACAAAGACTGTTTCTCTTCTCAGCGTCTTTCTTAAGAAATGTCAACACAGATTAAACAGCAGCACTATTATTAGACTGATAAGAAGTTATAATCAAGCAATGTCCAACAGGCCCGAATATTTTTCACCTACCTTTTCCTATATGCCGGTACAACAACTTTATTTCTATCAGGTGTGAGACTTGCAGAATTAGACttcaaattctgtttaaaaacaatccaagaataaaatgcagcatTACAGCAAAGTCACAATATTCTGTTTTACTTAATAACCAGGAGCCAGAAAATCTGAGTCACAGAAGACGGGGACTAAGACTCTAGGATATTTCTTGTTCAAGTTTATGAGGCTCTGAAGTAACAGGTAAGTGAGGAACAAGGCTTCTCTTCCCATACTGAATTTCCAGCTCTGGCTGAAGGAATTCCACACCACATGATCGCTTAGACTTTACAATCAAGACTTAGTATTTCATGCCCTCCTTttaataattctgcttttaaaaccagTTATAATTTGGAATCTCTCCCTCGATGTCTTTTagcttttgtttcattaaaaccCATCAAGAACTTAGATTATTCAAAAAGATAGTCTTTGAAAAGTTTCTTATTTGCTGTACACAGAAGAGTTTATTTGAATTCTAGAATATTAGAACTCTAGATCCTAAGTGGGAAGTTCTAGGGatataaaatgataaaattataCAAATTTACTGACATAATTCTCTCTCCCTCAGATGTATACAAGTATTTTTGTTGGTTCAGATTTAGCCACTCTGTAAAAAAcgaaagacaaacaaaacaaaaaccatgtCACTCATGAAAATAAGAGAATCTGCAGGAGGTTACGAAGTATAAGTAACACCATTTACTACTGCTGATACCCAAATGAATATCTATTTTCAATGCCTTCTATCATTGTAACTGTCTTGAGAATGTAAATTTGTGGCTTCATCTCCATCTCCTGCTGTGAAATGAGGAGTCATTTGCAGAGGATACAAAACGGGGAGCAGTGGTTGGTGTGTCAGATGACTGCACTGCCATTAAGAGGGACCTCAAATGACTTACAGAAATGGGCTGAAAGCAATCTCTTCAAGTTCAGCTAAGGTGAAATGCAAACTCCTGCCCCAGGGGAGGAATAATCCTTATGCACAGAACACCACGTGGGCTGACCAGCCGGAAAGCGGCCTTGCAGAGAAGGCTGTGGGAAATTTGGTCGATAACAAGTGgaccatgagccagcagtgtgcccttgcGGCACAGAAGGCCAACAGTATCCTGGGCTACATTAGGAGGGATGTTGCCATCACGTCCAGGGAGGTGACCCCTCCTCTCTACTCAGCACTGATgagacagaatcacagaatcatttcagctggaagggaccttccccagctcaaagcagggtcagtTTCAGCAGCTTGCCAGGGACTGTGTCCGGCTGCATTTTGAAAACCTCCACAGACtgagactccacaacctctctgtgAAGTCTGTCCCTGTGTTTGACCACCGTTGCAGTttagaaaaagtgttttcttgtgTACAGATGGAATTTCGTGTTTCAGTGTATGCCCATTGTCTCTTGCCCTGTCACTGGGCACTACGGAGGAGAGTCTGGTCCCTTCTTTACTACAACTATAGTTATTTACACACATTGATAAGAtccccctggagccttctcttctccagactgaacagtcccagctctctcagctgctcctcatatgacAGGCATTCCAGTCTCTTAACCATCTCCACGGGCCTTTGCTGGAGGTTCTCCAGTAGCTCCACCTCTCTCTTGTATTTGAGAGACCAGAACGGGACACGGTAGTCCAGATACAACCTCACAGACATGTTTGGAGCACTATGTCCAGTACAAAAGAGGCATGGACATAATGGAGTGGGCCCAGGAAAGGACCATGAAGGTCATTAAGGATTTAGACCATCTGACATCCAGGTATAAGCTAAGACAGTTGGAATGGTTTAGCCCAGAGAAAACAATGGTCAGGAGAACCTTACGAAGGTATGTCAGGGAAGAATAAAGAAGACGtagccagactcttctcagtggGGATCACTGACAGGAGAGGCAATGGATGCAAACTGAAGTACAACAATTTCCACTTAAACATATGAAAAATCTTTATGACTTGTGAGGGTAGTCAAACACTGCAACAGGCTGCTTAGAGAGGCTGCAGTCTACATCCCCAGGGATAATCGAAATGGGTAACTGGCTCTAGGCAGTCTTGCTTAAGCAGGTGGTTGGACCAGATCGTCTCTAGAGGTCCCTTTTCCAACTGtgaccattctgtgattctgagcaTTGACACTATGCTCTATTTTGAACTAGCATTTTGTTTAATTGCCTGTTACTGTGTAGGTAAGAACATCTCTTTGTATTTCTCCTGTTCCTCAATACAGGAttactgcattttcctttctgctttattttccaagttTATTCTACAGCTTGTTTTCATTCATGTTTTGCTTTAGAAGTTTTAGCTTATGGTGCTTTTACTTCCATTGTTGAACCTGACTTGTTCTGAATTTCTCCAAACCCCTACTCACCAGAGGTGTTTTGGTAAAGCTGCTGTCATTACAGATTTCATCAATAATGTCATCTAGATcttctttgctgctgccagcactcaTTAACACTTTAGCtgatctgaaaaataaataaaccagcCTTCATCTTTGTAGCAAGACGACAGCAATTCTAAGAactgtgaattaaaaaatataaacagttACAGCCTTTTTGCTCTAATATTTTTGTAGTATCTCAGGTACACCATTCAAATAATGACTGAACAGATGTAAACTGCAGGATAACACCTTGCAGGATAACCTTGAGTTGTCGCATCATAGGTCTTATTTTTGCttgcttcttttatttccaaCCACTTCCAACCCTGAATAAAATTGTGACAGTATAACCCATGCTACACTTACTGGGAAATTAACTGGACAACCCTGATTTTTCACATTTagcttcagcagcaggagcacaaaaAGGTCAGAGGAAGGTCTCTACTCAAGTTATACAACTGCAGGGGTTCTGAAGAGAATTCCTGCTGAACTGGATGCATTTAGAAAGACCACCTGCACTTTGCTTTCACTCAAGTAACACTCAAGTCTTCTGTTTGCTAGCTCTTTGTCAAAGAAAGACAGGCCTGTAGTACTGCTGTGTTAACCAATCACGAACAAATCTACTcctgagaaagaagaaaactgtgatttttttttcaagattgtCGTTAGATCGACTAAAATTAAGTGCTCATCTAACCATTATGCAAACAATGTGGAAGTCCAGTAATGTGGCCAAAGGTAGTGGTCTTGCTGGTCTTGCATTAGTCATTGGATTCTTCAAGATCCTTTCCTTGGACTCTGAACTGTGTGTAAGTGCTCAGCAGCCCACCTGTGGAGACATCTGGCCAAGCCTCTCTGGTCCACAGACCTTCCAAAGGGAGTCCGAGATGTCTGTGAGGGCTGGGATGTAAACCTGATAGTCAGGATGGAAACCCAAGGGCTGGCAAAGATGCCTgtcagggccaggctggaaaCCTGAGGGCAAGCAAAGACACCAGTGAGGGCCAGGATGGAAACCTGATGTCTGGGACTGAAGCCTGAAGGCAGGAACAGATGTCAGAAACTGAACACTTGGCAGTACTGTCAGCAATGACCCTGTCGGGACCAAACTTGCTGGTATTATCAtcattgttttgaaaattgTGGAATTTGAGGCAGATACCTCAAAGTGTAGTGTGTAAGTTAAGTGCTTACTGTAGTAGATATGGTTAATAAAgcatgaacagaaaaattatgaacagaaaaaacagaccCGAAggaacagcatgaagctgtgtcaggggaggtttaggttggatagcaggaaaaggtttttcacccagagggtcactgggcactggaacagctccccagggaagtggtcacagcaccaagcctgacagagctcaagaagcgtttggacaatgctctgaAGCACATGGagtgactcttggggtgtcctgggcagggcacagagctggacttgatgatccttgtgggtcccttccaactgagaATATTCTGTGATGTGTATGAAATGACTGAAGTATCAAGAGAATAAAAGCTTTGATAATGCTATTGCTAAAGTTCTTCCTGCTCTAAATCGCAAGATTTATAGATATTTGAGGTGAGTTAGATACAGAGAGCTCTCATGAGGTCA
It encodes the following:
- the C2H8orf37 gene encoding protein C8orf37 homolog, with the translated sequence MADELERLLDEVERRLCHRRGGGEEEPTAAEERRSAKVLMSAGSSKEDLDDIIDEICNDSSFTKTPLNLKSNSASLTPDRNKVVVPAYRKRCCPVYLGGSLSPSGIGTNISKRTCDQLRCTACDFRVSLFNDYIWDQSCDYLFFRNNMPELSKLRAKMIKKKGARAYACQCSWRSIDELTDLQTEQQLRWVCGKHGE